In one window of Lacticaseibacillus casei DSM 20011 = JCM 1134 = ATCC 393 DNA:
- a CDS encoding amino acid ABC transporter ATP-binding protein, translating to MLELKNINKSFNGRPVLKNVTVTIEDGKTLAIVGPSGAGKTTLLRIISGLEQADSGTMIWNGEPTTAQAMRKQGIIGVVFQNFELFPNLSVMRNITLAPTLQGIDQQQTDATAKKLLDQLALSDQAQAYPYSLSGGQKQRVAIARALALNPQILLYDEPTSALDPLLRENVAEMVNQFKASGMTQVVVTHDMDFAKSVADTTYHVGKGGDGQ from the coding sequence ATGTTAGAACTGAAAAATATCAACAAATCTTTTAACGGCCGACCGGTTTTGAAAAATGTCACAGTGACCATTGAAGATGGTAAAACCCTAGCGATCGTTGGTCCCAGCGGTGCCGGGAAAACGACACTGCTGCGGATTATCAGCGGACTGGAGCAGGCTGATTCAGGTACCATGATCTGGAACGGCGAGCCGACAACTGCGCAGGCCATGCGTAAACAAGGGATCATCGGTGTTGTCTTTCAAAACTTTGAGCTTTTTCCGAATCTGTCCGTGATGCGGAATATCACGCTGGCACCAACATTACAAGGAATCGATCAACAGCAAACAGATGCGACTGCCAAGAAATTGCTGGATCAATTGGCGTTAAGCGATCAGGCTCAGGCATATCCGTATTCACTTTCCGGTGGACAAAAGCAACGGGTCGCGATCGCGCGGGCGTTGGCGTTGAATCCACAAATTCTTTTGTATGATGAACCGACCAGCGCGCTGGATCCGTTGTTGCGGGAGAACGTGGCCGAAATGGTCAATCAGTTTAAGGCTTCCGGGATGACACAGGTCGTGGTGACTCATGATATGGACTTTGCCAAGAGTGTTGCGGACACGACTTATCACGTTGGCAAAGGCGGTGATGGCCAATGA
- the mreD gene encoding rod shape-determining protein MreD: MLNEKHFTGHWWIISILLLLLLIDGSLASVLAQWIMRPSFMGTPQLTLLGLVMVTLLVPEEKYTTWIAALIGLIFDSFYTGILGVNALLFALVIYIVRQIRPCIPHTAVFVGMVYIIALLLYGVANYFVNHFIGYGSSSVVMLIANHLGPGLTVNLILFVIVYGPLHRVLINLAEE; this comes from the coding sequence ATGTTGAACGAAAAACACTTTACAGGGCATTGGTGGATTATTTCAATCCTGCTTTTGCTGTTATTAATTGATGGCAGTCTGGCATCCGTATTAGCCCAGTGGATTATGCGGCCGAGTTTTATGGGTACGCCGCAGCTGACTTTGTTAGGCTTGGTTATGGTGACCCTGCTAGTTCCGGAAGAGAAGTACACGACCTGGATTGCCGCCTTGATCGGGTTGATTTTTGACAGCTTTTACACCGGCATATTAGGCGTTAATGCTTTATTGTTCGCGTTAGTGATTTATATCGTGCGTCAGATTCGGCCGTGCATTCCGCACACCGCGGTTTTTGTCGGGATGGTGTATATCATTGCGCTATTGCTGTATGGTGTCGCCAATTATTTTGTGAATCATTTTATTGGTTATGGCAGTTCCAGTGTAGTGATGCTGATTGCCAATCATTTGGGGCCGGGGTTGACGGTCAATCTGATTCTTTTCGTCATTGTGTATGGTCCATTGCATCGGGTATTGATTAACTTAGCGGAAGAATAG
- the cls gene encoding cardiolipin synthase, whose translation MWLGLIFGGLYLVNALIAIVTVFRSHRDISAVWAWLLVLMLLPFVGFIIYFVFGRKLRANRMQDLMTQRLLGINDLVVQQQEALAAGQPLIGTPGSGGVSELVRTLLRADDALVTTHNEVQVLALREAFFKQLFEDIGLATEHIHIEAYTIQPDAVGRQLRDLLIEKAHAGITVRVLYDTFGSHGLPISFWKGLTDAGGQVERFVATKLGRWNPRINFRNHRKLIVIDGNLAYLGGFNLGKEHHGLPTLRDTQLRIQGKAVAVIQARFLMDWNGTSRKQQVKNVDVLFREPLVTGNTTMQVVAGGPEQQVEAIKLGYLGLINQAKRSIWIESPYFVPDDSLLDALTIAANAGIDVRIMIPKKTNQELMAKASQFYLNQVVANGGQAFLYEEGFLHAKTIVVDGKYVSTGTANFDIRSFKLNFEIAAFIYDHRIGKIFQKLFLADMERAMPYTQKVIDAKKRPARLGEELSRLLAPIL comes from the coding sequence ATGTGGCTTGGGCTGATTTTTGGCGGGCTTTATCTTGTGAATGCGTTGATTGCGATTGTGACGGTTTTTCGCTCGCATCGTGACATCTCCGCAGTATGGGCGTGGCTGCTGGTATTGATGCTGCTGCCGTTTGTGGGTTTTATCATTTATTTTGTGTTTGGCCGTAAGTTGCGGGCTAATCGCATGCAAGACTTGATGACGCAACGGCTTTTAGGCATCAATGACCTGGTCGTTCAGCAGCAGGAAGCCCTTGCAGCCGGCCAGCCGTTAATTGGCACCCCTGGTAGCGGCGGCGTTTCCGAGCTGGTTCGCACGCTATTGCGGGCCGATGATGCTTTGGTGACCACCCATAACGAGGTTCAGGTTTTGGCGTTGCGCGAAGCTTTTTTCAAGCAGCTGTTTGAAGACATCGGGTTAGCAACCGAGCATATTCATATCGAAGCCTACACGATTCAGCCGGATGCAGTAGGCCGCCAGTTACGGGACTTATTAATTGAAAAGGCACATGCTGGGATTACCGTGCGCGTTTTGTACGATACTTTTGGCTCTCACGGCTTGCCGATCAGTTTCTGGAAAGGGTTAACCGATGCCGGTGGCCAGGTTGAGCGGTTTGTGGCGACGAAGCTTGGGCGATGGAACCCGCGAATTAACTTTCGAAATCACCGTAAACTGATTGTCATTGATGGAAATCTGGCGTACTTGGGAGGCTTTAATTTAGGGAAAGAGCATCACGGCTTGCCCACATTGCGTGATACCCAGCTCCGGATTCAGGGTAAGGCAGTTGCCGTGATTCAAGCGCGTTTTCTGATGGACTGGAACGGTACCAGTCGAAAGCAACAGGTTAAAAATGTTGACGTTCTTTTCCGTGAACCGCTTGTCACTGGTAATACAACGATGCAAGTGGTTGCCGGAGGACCGGAGCAGCAGGTTGAGGCAATTAAACTGGGTTATCTGGGTCTCATCAATCAGGCTAAGCGCAGTATCTGGATCGAGTCGCCGTATTTCGTGCCGGATGACAGCTTGCTGGATGCGTTGACGATCGCGGCCAACGCCGGTATCGATGTCCGTATTATGATTCCGAAGAAAACCAATCAGGAACTGATGGCCAAAGCCTCGCAGTTTTACCTGAATCAAGTCGTGGCTAATGGTGGTCAGGCGTTCTTGTATGAGGAAGGTTTCCTGCATGCCAAAACCATTGTGGTCGATGGTAAATATGTTTCTACCGGAACCGCCAACTTTGACATTCGTTCCTTTAAACTGAACTTTGAAATTGCCGCGTTCATTTATGATCATCGGATCGGCAAAATATTCCAGAAACTTTTTCTTGCCGACATGGAGCGGGCAATGCCGTATACGCAAAAGGTTATCGATGCCAAAAAACGGCCTGCCCGACTGGGAGAGGAACTCTCGCGGTTGTTGGCCCCGATTCTGTGA
- a CDS encoding DUF4044 domain-containing protein has product MQKKKKSKFQKMTIISAWVMIIITVLGVVLGALASLQLI; this is encoded by the coding sequence GTGCAGAAAAAGAAAAAGTCTAAATTTCAAAAAATGACGATCATCAGCGCTTGGGTGATGATTATCATTACTGTGCTCGGCGTCGTTCTCGGTGCCCTCGCTAGTTTGCAACTTATCTAA
- a CDS encoding rod shape-determining protein, translated as MFGFGSKNIGIDLGTANTLVYVDGKGIVLNEPSVVAKNTQTEEVIAVGEEARDMIGRTPTNIVAIRPMKDGVIADYDTTAAMLKYFMQKALGNGSHPQVMICVPSGVTEVEKRAVIDAAKVAGARDAFVIEEPYAAAIGAGLPVMDPTGSMVVDIGGGTTDVATISLGGIVSSRSIRVAGDKFDEAIINHLRQNFNLLIGERTAEAMKIQIGSASVEKAADIDGMTVRGRDLLSGLPKTIEISATDIASAIHENVLDIITAIKETLEETSPEIAADVIDHGIVLTGGGALLKHLPDVISDETKVPVFIAQDPLDCVAIGTGESLKNIDVLKKR; from the coding sequence TTGTTTGGATTTGGATCAAAGAATATCGGGATCGATCTTGGCACCGCAAATACCTTAGTTTACGTCGACGGCAAGGGCATTGTCTTAAATGAGCCTTCCGTGGTCGCGAAGAATACCCAGACGGAAGAAGTCATTGCCGTTGGTGAAGAAGCCCGCGACATGATCGGTCGTACCCCGACCAATATCGTGGCGATCCGACCAATGAAAGATGGGGTCATCGCTGACTACGACACAACTGCGGCCATGTTGAAATACTTCATGCAAAAAGCATTGGGTAATGGCAGCCATCCGCAGGTGATGATTTGCGTGCCAAGTGGGGTTACCGAAGTTGAAAAGCGTGCCGTCATTGATGCAGCTAAAGTAGCTGGTGCACGGGATGCGTTTGTGATTGAAGAACCATACGCCGCGGCGATCGGTGCCGGCTTGCCGGTTATGGACCCGACAGGCAGTATGGTCGTTGATATCGGTGGCGGCACAACCGATGTTGCCACGATTTCATTAGGCGGCATCGTTTCGAGTCGCTCCATTCGGGTAGCTGGCGATAAGTTTGACGAAGCCATTATCAATCATTTGCGACAGAATTTTAATTTATTAATCGGCGAACGAACCGCTGAAGCGATGAAAATTCAAATCGGGTCGGCATCGGTTGAAAAAGCCGCTGACATTGACGGGATGACCGTTCGCGGCCGCGACTTGTTAAGTGGTCTGCCTAAGACGATTGAAATTTCGGCGACGGACATTGCCTCGGCGATTCATGAGAACGTGCTTGACATCATCACGGCTATTAAAGAGACGCTGGAAGAAACGTCTCCGGAAATTGCGGCTGATGTGATTGATCACGGTATTGTGCTAACTGGTGGCGGAGCGCTTTTGAAGCATCTGCCGGATGTCATTTCCGATGAAACCAAAGTACCGGTTTTCATCGCGCAAGACCCGCTGGATTGCGTTGCGATCGGAACTGGCGAATCGTTGAAGAATATTGACGTTTTAAAGAAACGTTAA
- a CDS encoding amino acid ABC transporter substrate-binding protein, which yields MKRRILLAVMVVLAMAGFIISGCARETVSNSWPRIERTKKVVIGLDDTFVPMGFRQKNGQLAGYDIDLAKAVFKRYGIKADFQTIDWSMKETELKNQTIDLIWNGYSVTPERKEKVAFSDNYLINHQILVTKTKSQINSLKDMKGKTLGVQTGSSGAFDLDAQPKILKNMIANKTPILYDTFNDAFIDLDAGRIQGILMDEVYARYYIAHKADPSSYHIVNDPFPPEDFAVGMRKSDHVLRGKINAGLKALKADGTIAKLQKKWFGKVEE from the coding sequence ATGAAACGGCGAATTTTATTAGCCGTCATGGTCGTTTTGGCCATGGCAGGCTTTATTATCAGCGGCTGTGCGCGCGAAACCGTCAGCAATTCCTGGCCGCGGATTGAGCGCACTAAAAAAGTCGTGATTGGTTTAGACGATACATTCGTGCCGATGGGCTTTCGCCAAAAGAATGGTCAGCTTGCCGGATATGACATTGATTTGGCAAAGGCCGTCTTTAAGCGCTATGGCATCAAAGCTGATTTTCAGACAATTGACTGGTCCATGAAAGAAACCGAACTGAAAAATCAAACCATTGACTTGATTTGGAACGGCTATTCGGTCACGCCGGAACGCAAAGAAAAAGTTGCCTTTTCCGACAACTACCTGATTAATCACCAGATTCTGGTTACCAAAACCAAGAGTCAGATCAATTCATTGAAAGATATGAAAGGGAAAACCCTAGGCGTGCAGACGGGGTCAAGCGGCGCGTTTGACCTGGACGCGCAACCGAAAATCTTAAAGAACATGATTGCCAACAAAACCCCGATTCTCTACGACACGTTCAATGACGCCTTTATTGATTTGGACGCGGGGCGGATTCAAGGCATTTTGATGGATGAGGTTTATGCGCGTTATTACATTGCCCATAAAGCGGACCCGTCAAGCTATCACATTGTTAACGATCCGTTTCCGCCAGAAGATTTTGCTGTGGGGATGCGGAAATCCGACCATGTCTTGCGCGGCAAAATCAACGCTGGCTTGAAGGCATTGAAGGCCGATGGCACCATCGCAAAACTGCAAAAGAAGTGGTTCGGTAAAGTTGAAGAGTGA
- a CDS encoding amino acid ABC transporter permease produces MTYIFQILPALLSGVKMTLGIFAITLVGAIPLGLILSVGLIPKPKSILGKAGKGLLEGYVWVFRGTPLLLQLMFIFYGLPIVGIVFDRFSAALVAFILNYAAYFAEIFRGGFGAVDEGQFEASTVLNMTRWQALRYVVIPQVVKIVLPSIGNEVINLVKDSSLVYVIGLGDLLRAGNIASARDVTLLPLVLVGVIYLLLTLILTFLQKRIEAAFSYYR; encoded by the coding sequence ATGACTTATATTTTTCAGATTTTACCGGCCTTATTATCTGGTGTGAAAATGACTTTGGGGATTTTTGCCATCACGTTGGTTGGCGCCATTCCACTTGGCTTGATTTTATCAGTGGGACTGATTCCCAAACCTAAATCGATTCTGGGCAAGGCAGGAAAGGGTCTTTTGGAAGGTTACGTTTGGGTCTTTCGGGGCACGCCATTATTGTTGCAATTGATGTTTATCTTTTATGGCTTACCGATTGTCGGGATTGTTTTTGATCGATTCTCGGCGGCTTTAGTTGCCTTTATTCTAAATTACGCTGCCTACTTCGCGGAAATCTTCCGTGGCGGCTTTGGGGCCGTTGATGAAGGCCAATTTGAAGCTAGCACTGTTTTAAACATGACGCGCTGGCAGGCACTGCGGTATGTTGTTATTCCGCAAGTCGTTAAAATCGTGTTGCCGTCCATCGGTAACGAAGTCATCAACCTCGTGAAGGACTCCAGCTTGGTTTATGTCATCGGCTTAGGCGATCTGCTGCGGGCCGGGAATATTGCCAGTGCCCGTGATGTCACCTTGTTGCCGCTTGTCTTGGTTGGGGTGATCTACCTGTTGCTGACGCTGATCCTGACCTTCTTGCAAAAACGGATCGAAGCAGCATTTTCTTACTATCGCTAG
- a CDS encoding bifunctional folylpolyglutamate synthase/dihydrofolate synthase, with protein sequence MNYSESVAYIHSFPRLAKTGDHRRILTLLHALGDPQKEGHYIHITGTNGKGSTANAIAHVLEAGGLKVGLFTSPFIMRFNERMMIDHKPIPDDELVQAVAVARAALDDLRTAQPDFNVTEFEFVTALAFWYFRQRRVDVAVIEVGIGGDTDSTNVITPVVSVLTEVALDHQKLLGNTIAAIATHKAGIIKPGVPVVTGDLVPEAAAVVAAKTQSTGSQWFRFGRDFTVPKAKLHGWGQRLAYQDEDGSLADLTVPLVGDYQQRNMAIAIKTAKIYAQVTDWPLTARDIRQGLAASRWPARLEKISDSPFIVLDGAHNPDGIKGLVVALHELFSGPVTVIAGILADKDYASMADMLTRAFATVYLVPVPGTPRALPEAGYQRLHEGQLKNSWQAALAASLDADPDQPIVITGSLYLAAAARQTLLEGKS encoded by the coding sequence ATGAACTACTCTGAAAGTGTTGCTTATATTCATTCTTTTCCGCGTTTAGCCAAAACCGGCGATCATCGTCGTATTCTGACGTTGTTACACGCGCTCGGTGACCCGCAGAAAGAAGGTCACTATATTCATATCACTGGCACGAACGGGAAAGGATCGACGGCTAATGCCATTGCCCATGTGCTGGAAGCTGGCGGGCTGAAAGTGGGGTTGTTTACCTCGCCGTTTATTATGCGTTTCAATGAACGCATGATGATTGACCATAAGCCGATTCCCGATGATGAACTGGTACAGGCGGTTGCGGTCGCCCGGGCAGCACTTGATGACTTGCGCACCGCTCAGCCTGACTTTAATGTAACCGAGTTTGAATTTGTCACGGCCTTAGCGTTTTGGTATTTTCGTCAGCGCCGCGTTGATGTAGCGGTCATTGAAGTCGGCATTGGCGGAGATACCGATTCAACCAATGTCATCACGCCGGTTGTGAGTGTGTTGACAGAGGTGGCACTGGATCATCAGAAATTGTTAGGCAATACCATCGCGGCGATTGCGACGCATAAGGCTGGTATTATCAAGCCCGGAGTTCCGGTCGTTACCGGTGACTTGGTACCCGAAGCAGCGGCAGTGGTGGCGGCCAAAACGCAATCCACCGGCAGTCAGTGGTTTCGCTTCGGTCGGGATTTCACTGTTCCCAAAGCCAAACTGCACGGTTGGGGGCAGCGGTTGGCGTACCAGGATGAAGACGGATCGTTAGCGGATCTGACCGTTCCATTAGTCGGTGATTATCAACAGCGCAATATGGCGATTGCAATTAAAACCGCTAAAATTTATGCACAGGTAACCGACTGGCCGTTGACGGCGCGCGATATTCGCCAAGGACTTGCGGCCAGTCGCTGGCCGGCGCGGCTTGAGAAGATTAGCGATTCGCCGTTTATTGTGCTGGATGGTGCGCATAATCCGGACGGTATCAAGGGGTTGGTCGTCGCGTTGCATGAACTGTTTTCCGGACCGGTTACGGTGATTGCCGGTATTTTGGCCGATAAGGATTATGCATCGATGGCAGATATGCTGACACGGGCATTTGCGACTGTTTACCTCGTGCCAGTGCCGGGGACACCACGTGCATTACCTGAAGCCGGGTACCAAAGGCTTCATGAAGGACAGTTAAAAAACTCATGGCAGGCGGCATTGGCGGCCAGTCTGGATGCCGATCCTGACCAGCCGATTGTGATCACAGGATCCTTGTATCTCGCTGCTGCCGCACGCCAAACTTTATTGGAGGGAAAGTCATGA
- the mreC gene encoding rod shape-determining protein MreC, which translates to MQKFFSNKKLIALMIALLVSIGLVAGSIYASNNRNTPPFIQRIANDVVGIGGRLVALPGDFARNGLDDVHSLMDTFQENQHLKQQLDSLAQTKVQVQTLKRENKQLKQQLKLNGTLTDYSQISAAVILRTPSDWRNMVVINQGSAAGVKKGMPVMAGSGLVGRIVEVNRTSSKVEMLSTANKSSDRVAAAVETSEDKEVNGIITGYDEKSGDLVLGELNSEHAIKKGDKVVTSGLGGMTPKGLLIGEVTSVKKDDYGLANTVYLSPAANLNDVTVVTVISRTIKGD; encoded by the coding sequence ATGCAGAAATTCTTTTCCAATAAAAAATTGATCGCCCTCATGATCGCTTTGCTGGTCAGTATTGGTCTGGTCGCTGGGTCGATTTATGCGAGCAATAATCGCAACACCCCGCCATTTATTCAGCGGATTGCCAATGATGTTGTTGGCATCGGTGGCCGGTTGGTTGCCTTACCAGGGGATTTTGCCCGTAACGGGTTGGATGACGTGCATAGCCTGATGGATACGTTCCAGGAGAATCAGCACCTGAAACAACAGCTAGATAGTCTGGCCCAGACCAAAGTACAGGTTCAAACCCTGAAACGCGAAAACAAACAGCTGAAACAACAGTTGAAATTGAACGGTACTTTGACTGATTACTCGCAGATCAGTGCCGCCGTTATTTTGCGAACACCGAGTGATTGGCGGAACATGGTGGTGATTAACCAAGGCAGCGCGGCAGGGGTTAAAAAAGGCATGCCGGTGATGGCCGGATCCGGATTGGTCGGGCGGATCGTTGAAGTCAATCGAACCAGTTCAAAAGTCGAAATGCTATCGACTGCCAATAAGTCCAGTGATCGCGTCGCTGCCGCCGTTGAAACGAGTGAGGATAAAGAAGTTAACGGGATCATCACTGGCTATGACGAAAAGTCGGGTGACTTGGTTCTTGGCGAACTGAACAGCGAGCATGCGATTAAAAAAGGCGATAAAGTCGTGACCAGCGGCTTGGGCGGCATGACCCCTAAAGGTTTGCTTATCGGAGAAGTCACTAGTGTTAAAAAAGATGACTATGGGCTTGCCAATACCGTTTATCTGTCACCGGCTGCGAATCTCAATGATGTAACGGTTGTGACGGTCATTTCGCGGACAATCAAGGGTGACTGA
- the minC gene encoding septum site-determining protein MinC, whose amino-acid sequence MDSVVLKGRNDSLALQLQDTADFMQIIGTLKTLLGKLYEETPTGEVSYRLETGNRLLTEEQLAQIQSVFADYPRFSINGITSAVVDKDVVADMVTAKMTHRIGGVIRSGQTIDIMGDVLFLGDLHAGATLCASGNVFVMGKVSGVVQAGSQGDTRTVVVGDLEGASQVRIADVIEIVADHYDPLKPVAYLSELHTMTHAKMAELANLRPRLFKQMEAM is encoded by the coding sequence GTGGACAGTGTGGTCTTAAAAGGTCGAAACGACAGTCTGGCACTGCAGCTTCAAGATACGGCGGATTTTATGCAGATCATCGGGACGCTGAAAACGTTACTGGGGAAGCTGTATGAAGAAACGCCGACTGGTGAAGTCAGTTATCGCCTGGAAACCGGTAATCGTTTGTTGACTGAAGAGCAGCTTGCCCAAATTCAATCGGTTTTCGCTGATTATCCGCGTTTTTCAATCAACGGCATTACCAGTGCGGTCGTTGACAAAGATGTGGTGGCAGATATGGTCACGGCCAAAATGACGCATCGTATTGGTGGGGTGATTCGGTCTGGCCAAACGATTGACATCATGGGTGATGTGCTGTTCTTGGGCGATCTGCATGCCGGTGCGACTTTATGTGCTTCCGGAAATGTTTTTGTGATGGGTAAGGTCAGCGGCGTGGTGCAGGCTGGCAGCCAAGGGGATACGCGCACCGTTGTGGTTGGTGATCTTGAAGGGGCCAGCCAGGTGCGAATTGCCGATGTGATCGAGATTGTCGCTGATCACTATGATCCGCTCAAGCCAGTCGCTTATTTAAGTGAGTTACATACAATGACACACGCCAAAATGGCTGAACTGGCGAATCTTCGGCCGCGATTATTCAAGCAAATGGAGGCAATGTAG
- the minD gene encoding septum site-determining protein MinD produces MGTALVVTSGKGGVGKTTTSANIGTALALQGKRVVLLDLDIGLRNLDVVMGLSNRIIYDIVDVATGRAKLHQALIKDKRFDDLLYLLPAAQNAEKDAIEPEQVVEIVEQLRPDFDYIILDSPAGIEQGFRNATGAADGAIVVTTPEISAVSDADRVVGLLELRDMPLKPRLIINRIRQNMLADGRSMDIDEITSHLGLDLLGIIVDDDGVIESSNKGEAIVMDPDDLASKGYRNIARRLLGDSVPLMDIRLKKQGFWSKLFHRHN; encoded by the coding sequence ATGGGTACAGCGTTAGTGGTTACTTCCGGTAAAGGTGGTGTTGGTAAAACGACCACCTCGGCCAACATCGGCACCGCATTGGCTTTGCAGGGCAAGCGGGTGGTTTTATTGGACCTTGATATTGGCTTGCGTAATTTGGACGTGGTCATGGGGCTATCTAATCGGATTATTTATGACATTGTCGATGTCGCAACCGGCCGGGCTAAATTGCATCAAGCCTTGATCAAAGACAAACGCTTTGATGACCTTTTATACTTATTGCCAGCGGCGCAAAATGCTGAAAAGGATGCCATAGAGCCCGAGCAGGTTGTCGAAATTGTTGAACAGTTGCGGCCGGATTTTGACTATATCATTCTTGATTCGCCTGCCGGTATTGAGCAAGGCTTTCGCAATGCGACGGGCGCTGCCGATGGGGCGATTGTGGTGACCACACCGGAAATTTCGGCAGTCAGTGATGCCGATCGGGTGGTTGGTTTGCTTGAACTGCGGGATATGCCGCTTAAACCGCGATTGATCATCAACCGTATTCGGCAAAATATGCTGGCAGATGGCCGCTCGATGGACATTGACGAAATCACCAGTCATCTGGGACTCGATTTGCTGGGCATTATCGTTGATGATGACGGTGTGATTGAGAGCTCAAACAAAGGTGAAGCGATTGTGATGGATCCGGATGATTTGGCCAGCAAAGGTTACCGCAATATTGCCCGGCGACTGTTGGGCGACAGCGTGCCGTTAATGGACATTCGCCTTAAAAAGCAAGGCTTCTGGTCAAAACTTTTTCATCGGCATAACTAA
- the radC gene encoding RadC family protein, whose product MADATEQPRERLLAHGPAALTDAELLQLIVRAGNQHYPVKEIVSEVLATYPALQGLAEGDGDSLDHICGLGAAKRASILAGVELGRRVMRRQSVRYGQIKNSEQLGKTMVSRFAGANQESMLILFLDGKNQIITEQTVAIGTVDSALADPRVVFREALKLSATNLIMVHNHPSGDPAPSQADRDTTTRFQLAAALLGMNLLDHLIIGGKAFYSFARDDPDFN is encoded by the coding sequence ATGGCAGATGCAACTGAACAACCGCGTGAACGGTTATTGGCACACGGACCGGCAGCACTGACAGATGCGGAATTGCTGCAACTGATTGTGCGGGCGGGAAACCAGCATTATCCGGTCAAAGAAATCGTGAGTGAGGTGTTGGCAACCTATCCGGCATTACAAGGTTTGGCGGAAGGCGATGGTGACTCATTGGATCACATTTGCGGCTTAGGTGCGGCCAAACGCGCCAGTATTTTGGCAGGTGTAGAACTGGGCCGCCGGGTGATGCGCCGACAATCCGTGCGTTATGGGCAGATTAAAAATAGCGAACAGTTAGGCAAGACCATGGTTTCGCGTTTTGCCGGTGCTAATCAGGAGTCCATGCTGATTTTGTTTTTAGATGGCAAAAATCAGATTATTACCGAGCAAACTGTGGCGATTGGTACGGTCGATTCCGCATTGGCCGATCCGCGGGTGGTATTTCGTGAAGCATTAAAGTTGAGTGCCACAAATCTCATTATGGTTCACAATCATCCCAGTGGCGATCCGGCGCCGAGTCAGGCAGATCGCGATACGACAACCCGTTTTCAGTTAGCGGCGGCGTTGCTAGGGATGAATTTGCTGGATCATTTGATTATCGGCGGGAAGGCGTTTTATTCTTTTGCCCGAGACGATCCTGACTTTAATTAA
- a CDS encoding HAD family hydrolase, producing MTTTVIFDLDGTLVDTEAIYLQSNVRAAAELGLKRTEDDFRPLVGSAGPNEAKIIADLVGSENAAWFQEFSTKDVLDRIRNGADFVLPGADEALRTLQAARYRLALATSSAQHYVDVVLAAAGWQDWFDPILTGSDVKAHKPDPEVYQVIKRHLGADPAIVIEDTHVGVAAAEGAGLPVIMIPGIAQQPEEKATAILSYITELPDWLQKHATFA from the coding sequence ATGACAACAACCGTGATTTTTGATCTGGACGGGACCTTGGTTGATACCGAAGCAATTTATCTTCAAAGCAACGTGCGCGCCGCAGCTGAGTTGGGATTGAAGCGAACCGAAGATGATTTTCGCCCGTTAGTCGGTTCGGCGGGGCCAAACGAAGCCAAAATTATTGCAGATCTTGTGGGGTCGGAAAATGCTGCGTGGTTTCAAGAATTTTCGACCAAGGATGTGTTGGATCGGATTCGCAATGGTGCCGATTTTGTGTTGCCAGGAGCTGATGAAGCCTTGAGAACGCTGCAGGCTGCTCGTTATCGGCTGGCATTGGCAACCAGTAGTGCTCAACATTATGTCGATGTGGTTTTGGCCGCAGCCGGTTGGCAAGACTGGTTTGACCCGATTTTGACTGGTAGTGATGTCAAGGCGCATAAGCCGGATCCCGAAGTGTATCAGGTCATAAAAAGGCATTTAGGTGCTGACCCGGCGATCGTCATCGAAGACACGCACGTCGGGGTGGCGGCCGCAGAGGGTGCCGGCCTGCCTGTGATCATGATTCCCGGCATCGCCCAGCAACCGGAAGAGAAAGCGACGGCCATTTTATCATACATCACCGAACTGCCTGATTGGCTGCAAAAGCATGCTACATTTGCGTAA